A section of the Labrus bergylta chromosome 21, fLabBer1.1, whole genome shotgun sequence genome encodes:
- the narf gene encoding nuclear prelamin A recognition factor isoform X1 yields the protein MSEVNKGKRKEKCENCTKQCNKKQSEDDADSRTEIDEVNGQVQEGPQLLLSACLSCDGCLSEEESLKITQQSLEEVERVLALNKRCDVSKHKVLVASVCPQSLPFFAVKFGLDITEATQKLCGFLKSLGVQYVFDTTLAAGFSILESQKEFIQRYRRRHHDSSALPMFTSSCPGWIRYSERVLGSLVTPHICTARSPQQIMGCLVKDYFSKQQQKLSPEKVYHMLVAPCFDKKLEAVREEFYNSLLETRDVDCVLTSGEIYYLMEQRKVSLEELDSVPLDHVLGEAGDLAPVRNEGRGSEGFLEHIFKHAAKELFGLEVHEITYKTLRNRDFQEVTLERDGETLLQFAAVYGFRNIQTLVHRMRKGRVPYQLVEVLSCPGGCLSGRGQAESDVVGRVDKALVQQMEEAYSSLPVCLPDVNPALHTLYQDWLQGQDSPQASTLLHTQYRNESQVHTQPPHMQW from the exons ATGTCAGAAGTCAACAAAGGAAAGCGCAAGGAGAAGTGTGAGAACTGCACAAAACAG TGCAACAAGAAACAGAGTGAAGATGATGCCGACTCACGCACGGAGATAGATGAAGTCAATGGACAG GTGCAAGAAGGCCCCCAGTTGCTGCTGAGTGCTTGTCTGTCCTGTGATGGCTGtctgtcagaggaggagagtttgAAGATCACTCAGCAGAGCCTGGAGGAAGTGGAGCGGGTTCTGGCTCTCAATAAG AGGTGTGACGTGTCAAAGCACAAGGTGCTGGTAGCATCCGTGTGTCCACAGTCTCTGCCTTTCTTTGCTGTGAAGTTCGGACTGGACATCACCGAGGCAACCCAGAAACTCTGCGGCTTCCTCAAGAGCTTAG gagtacagtatgtgtttgaCACCACACTGGCGGCCGGCTTCAGCATCCTGGAGAGTCAGAAGGAGTTTATCCAGAGGTATCGCAGGAGGCACCACGACTCCAGTGCCTTGCCGATGTTTACCTCTTCCTGCCCAG GTTGGATCCGCTATTCCGAGCGTGTCCTGGGCAGTTTGGTCACCCCTCATATCTGCACAGCCCGGTCTCCTCAGCAGATTATGGGCTGCCTGGTCAAAGACTACTTCTCCAAACAGCAG CAGAAGCTGAGTCCAGAGAAGGTGTACCACATGTTAGTGGCTCCCTGCTTTGATAAAAAGTTAGAGGCTGTCCGAGAGGAGTTTTACAACAGCCTGCTGGAGACCAGAGATGTAGACTGTGTCCTCACGTCAG ggGAGATTTATTACCTCATGGAGCAGAGGAAGGTTTCATTGGAGGAGCTGGACTCTGTTCCTCTGGACCATGT GCTGGGAGAAGCTGGAGACCTGGCGCCGGTGAGAAATGAAGGCCGAGGCTCTGAGGGCTTCCTGGAGCACATCTTTAAACATGCTGCCAAAGAGCTCTTTGGTCTGGAAGTCCATGAGATCACATACAAGACCCTCAG GAACAGGGACTTCCAAGAAGTGACTCTGGAGCGGGACGGGGAAACTCTGCTGCAGTTTGCTGCTGTCTATGGTTTTAGGAACATCCAGACTCTGGTTCATCGGATGAGAAAGGGACGTGTGCCTTATCAGCTTGTAGAGGTGCTGTCCTGCCCAGGAG GGTGCTTAAGCGGTCGTGGTCAGGCGGAGAGCGACGTGGTTGGCCGGGTGGATAAAGCTCTAGTGCAACAAATGGAGGAGGCCTACAGCAGCCTGCCGGTCTGTCTCCCAGATGTCAACCCTGCCCTGCACACTCTCTATCAGGACTGGCTGCAGGGCCAGGACTCTCCACAAGCCAGCACACTTCTGCACACCCAGTACAGAAACGAGAGTCAGGTCCACACACAGCCCCCACACATGCAGTGGTGA
- the narf gene encoding nuclear prelamin A recognition factor isoform X2, protein MSEVNKGKRKEKCENCTKQCNKKQSEDDADSRTEIDEVNGQVQEGPQLLLSACLSCDGCLSEEESLKITQQSLEEVERVLALNKRCDVSKHKVLVASVCPQSLPFFAVKFGLDITEATQKLCGFLKSLGVQYVFDTTLAAGFSILESQKEFIQRYRRRHHDSSALPMFTSSCPGWIRYSERVLGSLVTPHICTARSPQQIMGCLVKDYFSKQQKLSPEKVYHMLVAPCFDKKLEAVREEFYNSLLETRDVDCVLTSGEIYYLMEQRKVSLEELDSVPLDHVLGEAGDLAPVRNEGRGSEGFLEHIFKHAAKELFGLEVHEITYKTLRNRDFQEVTLERDGETLLQFAAVYGFRNIQTLVHRMRKGRVPYQLVEVLSCPGGCLSGRGQAESDVVGRVDKALVQQMEEAYSSLPVCLPDVNPALHTLYQDWLQGQDSPQASTLLHTQYRNESQVHTQPPHMQW, encoded by the exons ATGTCAGAAGTCAACAAAGGAAAGCGCAAGGAGAAGTGTGAGAACTGCACAAAACAG TGCAACAAGAAACAGAGTGAAGATGATGCCGACTCACGCACGGAGATAGATGAAGTCAATGGACAG GTGCAAGAAGGCCCCCAGTTGCTGCTGAGTGCTTGTCTGTCCTGTGATGGCTGtctgtcagaggaggagagtttgAAGATCACTCAGCAGAGCCTGGAGGAAGTGGAGCGGGTTCTGGCTCTCAATAAG AGGTGTGACGTGTCAAAGCACAAGGTGCTGGTAGCATCCGTGTGTCCACAGTCTCTGCCTTTCTTTGCTGTGAAGTTCGGACTGGACATCACCGAGGCAACCCAGAAACTCTGCGGCTTCCTCAAGAGCTTAG gagtacagtatgtgtttgaCACCACACTGGCGGCCGGCTTCAGCATCCTGGAGAGTCAGAAGGAGTTTATCCAGAGGTATCGCAGGAGGCACCACGACTCCAGTGCCTTGCCGATGTTTACCTCTTCCTGCCCAG GTTGGATCCGCTATTCCGAGCGTGTCCTGGGCAGTTTGGTCACCCCTCATATCTGCACAGCCCGGTCTCCTCAGCAGATTATGGGCTGCCTGGTCAAAGACTACTTCTCCAAACAGCAG AAGCTGAGTCCAGAGAAGGTGTACCACATGTTAGTGGCTCCCTGCTTTGATAAAAAGTTAGAGGCTGTCCGAGAGGAGTTTTACAACAGCCTGCTGGAGACCAGAGATGTAGACTGTGTCCTCACGTCAG ggGAGATTTATTACCTCATGGAGCAGAGGAAGGTTTCATTGGAGGAGCTGGACTCTGTTCCTCTGGACCATGT GCTGGGAGAAGCTGGAGACCTGGCGCCGGTGAGAAATGAAGGCCGAGGCTCTGAGGGCTTCCTGGAGCACATCTTTAAACATGCTGCCAAAGAGCTCTTTGGTCTGGAAGTCCATGAGATCACATACAAGACCCTCAG GAACAGGGACTTCCAAGAAGTGACTCTGGAGCGGGACGGGGAAACTCTGCTGCAGTTTGCTGCTGTCTATGGTTTTAGGAACATCCAGACTCTGGTTCATCGGATGAGAAAGGGACGTGTGCCTTATCAGCTTGTAGAGGTGCTGTCCTGCCCAGGAG GGTGCTTAAGCGGTCGTGGTCAGGCGGAGAGCGACGTGGTTGGCCGGGTGGATAAAGCTCTAGTGCAACAAATGGAGGAGGCCTACAGCAGCCTGCCGGTCTGTCTCCCAGATGTCAACCCTGCCCTGCACACTCTCTATCAGGACTGGCTGCAGGGCCAGGACTCTCCACAAGCCAGCACACTTCTGCACACCCAGTACAGAAACGAGAGTCAGGTCCACACACAGCCCCCACACATGCAGTGGTGA
- the fdxr gene encoding NADPH:adrenodoxin oxidoreductase, mitochondrial has protein sequence MSGHKLLFSGLKLWTSASCRWTGRHHDGVNRRGKAASFSSCSPKVCIVGGGPAGFYTAQHLIKARQDLEVDVYERLPVPFGLVRFGVAPDHPEVKNVINTFTQTAKHSRCSFYGNVNVGKDVSVQELQQAYHAVVLSYGAEGNRSMGVPGEDLAGVYSAKDFVGWYNGLPSCRQLSPDLSCETAVVMGQGNVALDVARILLCPIDILKKTDITQPALEALAESHVRRVLIVGRRGPIQVACTIKELREMVNLQDTRPEMVAADFEGVTEALKDLPRPRKRLTELMVKTALETPEEKERERRNKASRTWGFRFFRSPVEILADPDHKRTAGIRLAVNRLEGSGDAARAVLTGEVEDVTCGLVISSIGYKSLPIDPSVPFDQRKAIVPNNMGRVQQAAGLYCSGWLKTGPTGVIATTMNNSFDTARSLVEDLDSGALVVSAAKPGSQSISALLDKRGVKPVLFSDWEKVDIVEMKQGQAIGKPREKLLTVEEMLLEARK, from the exons ATGAGCGGCCATAAACTTCTGTTTTCTGGACTGAAGCTGTGGACTTCTGCATCATGTAGATGGACAGGTCGACATCATGATG gtgtgaataGGAGAGGAAAGGCGGCATCTTTTTCCTCCTGCAGTCCTAAGGTGTGCATTGTTGGAGGAGGTCCAGCTGGATTCTACACAGCCCAGCATTTGATCAAG GCCCGTCAAGATCTTGAGGTGGACGTCTATGAGCGGCTGCCAGTCCCCTTCGGCCTGGTCAGGTTTGGAGTGGCCCCTGATCATCCCGAGGTCAAG AACGTCATCAACACCTTCACACAGACGGCCAAACACTCCCGCTGTAGCTTCTATGGTAATGTAAACGTGGGGAAGGATGTGAGCGTCCAAGAGCTACAGCAAGCCTACCATGCAGTCGTACTG AGCTATGGGGCAGAGGGAAACAGGAGTATGGGGGTGCCAGGAGAAGACTTGGCTGGTGTTTACTCTGCCAAAGACTTTGTGGGCTGGTACAATGGACTCCCAAGTTGTCGACAG CTGAGTCCAGACCTGAGCTGTGAAACAGCTGTCGTTATGGGACAGGGCAATGTGGCCTTGGATGTAGCAAGAATCCTGCTGTGTCCcattgacattttaaag aaaACTGACATCACGCAGCCCGCCCTGGAGGCTCTGGCTGAGAGCCACGTCCGCAGGGTGCTGATTGTTGGCAGGAGAGGACCCATCCAGGTCGCCTGCACGATAAAG GAGCTCAGAGAAATGGTGAACTTGCAGGATACCAGACCAGAGATGGTGGCAGCTGATTTTGAGGGTGTCACAGAGGCCCTTAAAG ATTTACCAAGGCCCAGGAAGCGTCTTACAGAGCTGATGGTAAAGACGGCCCTAGAAACCCCAGAAGAAAAGGAGCGGGAGAGGCGGAACAAGGCATCCCGCACCTGGGGCTTTCGATTCTTCAGGAGCCCCGTTGAAATCCTGGCTGACCCTGACCACAAAAGAACAGCTGGCATCAGATTGGCAGTCAACAGgttggag GGTTCAGGTGACGCAGCCCGGGCAGTGCTCACTGGGGAAGTGGAGGATGTGACCTGTGGTCTGGTCATTAGCAGTATCGGCTACAAGAGCCTCCCCATCGATCCGTCAGTACCGTTTGACCAACGCAAAGCCATCGTCCCGAACAACATGGGCCGTGTTCAACAAGCTGCGG GTCTATATTGTAGTGGCTGGCTGAAAACAGGGCCCACTGGAGTGATCGCCACCACCATGAACAATAGTTTTGATACTGCAAGGTCCCTGGTGGAAGACCTGGACTCAGGAGCGTTGGTTGTATCTGCTGCAAAACCTGGTTCACAAAGCATCAGTGCTCTGCTGGACAAGAGAG GAGTGAAACCAGTGCTTTTCTCAGACTGGGAGAAGGTTGACATTGTGGAGATGAAACAGGGTCAAGCCATTGGGAAACCCAGAGAGAAATTACTGACCGTGGAGGAAATGCTGCTGGAGGCTCGAAAGTGA